One genomic segment of Mycobacteriales bacterium includes these proteins:
- a CDS encoding class I SAM-dependent methyltransferase, with the protein MKIKKRSARLLRRVARRLDPPAKRPPRREPPPPPPPPPPPPPPPEVKVAAPPGKWITSSPAGSRKASLFFDDYPRFYETSQTTATRGRLNLRYEAIFAENRELFEGARVLDIASHDGRWSLAALASGAESVIGIEARPELVQNAVETLAHYGYRPDRAQFIAGDIFSTFATQDFEVDVVLCLGFLYHTMRYNELMHGIRKANPRHVIIDTASPIMMGDDAAVAVQRDFHDRQRAAARDDYTYGDSVLVGQPNLKAISVIARSYDYKIEGISDWDGVLRDNPDLVALGEVGDYVNYIRTTVRLTERVATTSQITDETAVAGVA; encoded by the coding sequence ATGAAGATCAAGAAACGGTCAGCGCGGCTGCTGCGGCGCGTCGCGCGGCGTCTGGACCCGCCCGCCAAGCGGCCACCTCGCCGGGAGCCCCCGCCTCCGCCTCCGCCTCCGCCTCCGCCGCCCCCGCCACCGGAGGTCAAGGTCGCCGCGCCGCCGGGCAAGTGGATCACTTCGTCGCCGGCCGGTTCACGCAAGGCCTCGCTGTTCTTCGACGACTATCCGCGCTTTTACGAGACGAGCCAGACCACCGCGACGCGCGGCAGACTGAACCTTCGGTACGAGGCCATCTTCGCCGAGAACCGCGAGCTGTTCGAAGGTGCGCGCGTACTCGACATTGCGAGTCACGACGGCCGCTGGTCGCTCGCTGCGCTCGCGAGCGGGGCCGAGTCCGTGATCGGTATCGAAGCCAGGCCGGAACTGGTCCAGAACGCGGTTGAGACGCTCGCCCACTACGGTTACCGACCCGATCGCGCACAATTTATCGCCGGTGACATCTTCAGCACCTTCGCCACCCAGGACTTCGAGGTGGATGTCGTGCTGTGCCTGGGTTTCCTCTACCACACGATGCGTTACAACGAGCTCATGCACGGGATCCGGAAGGCCAACCCGCGCCACGTCATCATCGACACCGCATCGCCGATCATGATGGGTGACGACGCCGCCGTCGCAGTGCAGCGTGATTTCCATGACCGGCAGCGCGCCGCAGCGCGCGACGACTACACCTATGGCGACTCCGTACTCGTGGGGCAGCCCAACCTCAAGGCGATCTCGGTCATCGCGAGGTCCTACGACTACAAGATCGAGGGCATCTCTGATTGGGACGGCGTGCTCCGTGACAACCCGGACCTGGTCGCGCTCGGCGAGGTCGGCGACTATGTCAACTACATCCGCACCACCGTTCGGCTCACCGAAAGGGTCGCCACTACGTCACAGATCACCGACGAAACGGCCGTCGCGGGCGTGGCCTAG
- a CDS encoding pseudouridine synthase, whose amino-acid sequence MTEGEQGIRLQKVLAEAGIASRRQAEILMRQGRVEVDGEVVKEMGRRVDPDASVIHVDGNRVVTDTETVHLALNKPEGMLSTMWDEHGRRCVGDVVLEKASGTKGLFHVGRLDAATEGLLLLTNDGELANRLMHPSYEIPKTYLAEIRTPIAKDLGKQLRAGVELDDGPAAVDSFRVIDRSGSRVMVEVELHEGRNRIVRRIFEAVDKPVERLVRTAVGDVHLGNQRVGTLRKLGRDEVGALYKAVGL is encoded by the coding sequence GTGACCGAGGGTGAACAGGGAATCCGCCTGCAGAAGGTGCTCGCCGAGGCCGGGATCGCCTCGCGGCGGCAGGCCGAGATCCTGATGCGCCAGGGTCGGGTGGAGGTCGACGGCGAGGTCGTCAAGGAGATGGGTCGGCGCGTCGACCCGGACGCCAGCGTCATCCACGTGGACGGCAACCGCGTCGTGACCGACACCGAGACCGTCCATCTCGCGCTGAACAAGCCCGAGGGGATGCTCTCGACGATGTGGGACGAGCACGGCCGCCGGTGCGTCGGCGACGTGGTGCTCGAGAAGGCGTCGGGGACGAAGGGCCTCTTCCATGTCGGGCGCCTGGACGCCGCCACCGAGGGCCTGCTGCTGCTCACCAACGACGGTGAGCTCGCGAACCGGCTCATGCACCCGTCGTACGAGATCCCGAAGACCTACCTCGCGGAGATCCGCACCCCGATCGCGAAGGACCTCGGCAAGCAGCTGCGCGCAGGCGTCGAGCTCGACGACGGTCCTGCCGCGGTCGACAGCTTCCGCGTGATCGACCGGTCCGGCTCGCGGGTCATGGTCGAGGTGGAGCTGCACGAGGGCCGGAACCGCATCGTGCGCCGGATCTTCGAGGCGGTCGACAAGCCGGTGGAGCGCCTGGTGCGCACGGCCGTCGGGGACGTCCATCTCGGCAACCAGCGGGTGGGCACGCTGCGCAAGCTGGGCCGTGACGAGGTCGGGGCCCTGTACAAGGCGGTCGGGCTCTAG
- a CDS encoding dihydrofolate reductase family protein, with protein MRRLHYGMNPSLDGYIAAPDDDLAWSGPSDELFAWLLDEERTISLFLYGRKLWETMSAYWPTGDQQPGATPAHIEFARNWRDTPKVVFSATVDKVDGNARLVTGDAVAEITRLKAEDGGPMRVGGAALAGAAMRAGLIDEYAIVTHPVLVGGGTPFFTALDNWVILNLVETQTFPDGVLLTRYQTRR; from the coding sequence GTGCGGAGACTGCACTACGGGATGAACCCGTCTCTGGACGGCTACATCGCCGCGCCCGACGACGACCTCGCCTGGAGCGGGCCGAGTGACGAGCTGTTCGCGTGGTTGCTCGACGAGGAGCGGACGATCAGCCTGTTTCTGTATGGCCGCAAGCTGTGGGAGACCATGAGCGCCTACTGGCCGACCGGCGATCAGCAGCCGGGCGCCACCCCGGCGCACATCGAGTTCGCGCGGAACTGGCGGGACACGCCGAAGGTGGTGTTCTCCGCGACGGTCGACAAGGTCGACGGGAACGCTCGTCTGGTCACCGGCGACGCGGTAGCGGAGATCACTCGGCTGAAGGCCGAGGACGGTGGGCCGATGAGGGTCGGTGGCGCAGCGCTCGCCGGGGCGGCGATGCGGGCCGGGCTGATCGACGAGTACGCGATCGTCACCCACCCGGTCCTGGTCGGCGGCGGCACGCCGTTCTTCACGGCCCTGGACAACTGGGTGATCCTGAACCTTGTGGAGACCCAGACGTTTCCCGACGGCGTGCTCCTGACCAGGTACCAGACCAGGCGCTGA
- a CDS encoding sulfatase, translated as MAALALISVDGGAAATGTTASSTHAAASPRRPNIVLVLTDDLSSNLVRYMPHLKSLMNRGMTFTNYTVTDSLCCPSRASIFTGEFPHNTGVLSNTAPSGGYAAFQANSDQAHTFAVSLRRAGYRTGFFGKYLNGYAPLAEPANPPGWSQWGAVDGHGYREYGYNLSLNGKIVHHGFSPGDYLTTVLDRMGRHFIRTSAAAATPFALEIATFTPHSPYVPAPTDVGRFASLRVPRTPAFNRHPANAPRWLAARPQLTAKQIAAGDRAFRKRVECVQSVDRMIGDLETTLGSTGQLANTVFLFSSDNGFHISDFGLTGGKLTAFDTDVKVPLVAAGPGIAAGMVDARPVENIDLAPTFDELAGAPIPTQIDGHSLVELLHGQNVPWRTLAEIEHVTIKTKPGDPDRQPGTAGRLPTYRAVRSATYTYVEYRRGGREYYDRTSDPYEIDNIYNRLSHRTINTLHTEVAALNRCSGYTQCWSAAAPSG; from the coding sequence GTGGCCGCGCTCGCGCTGATCAGCGTGGACGGCGGGGCGGCTGCCACGGGCACCACCGCGTCCTCGACGCACGCTGCTGCGTCACCGCGCCGGCCCAATATCGTGCTGGTGCTGACCGACGACCTGTCGTCGAACCTGGTTCGGTACATGCCGCACCTGAAGTCGTTGATGAACCGCGGCATGACGTTCACGAACTACACCGTCACAGATTCGCTGTGCTGCCCGTCTCGGGCGTCGATCTTCACCGGGGAGTTCCCGCACAACACGGGGGTCCTGTCGAACACCGCGCCCAGCGGCGGGTATGCGGCCTTCCAGGCCAATTCTGACCAGGCCCACACGTTCGCGGTGAGCCTGCGGCGGGCCGGCTACCGTACCGGTTTCTTCGGCAAGTACCTCAACGGATACGCCCCGCTCGCGGAGCCGGCCAACCCGCCCGGCTGGAGCCAATGGGGAGCGGTAGACGGCCACGGATATCGCGAGTACGGCTACAACCTGTCGCTCAACGGCAAGATCGTGCATCACGGCTTTTCGCCCGGCGACTATCTGACGACGGTGCTGGACCGGATGGGCCGACATTTCATCCGGACCTCGGCCGCCGCGGCCACCCCGTTCGCGCTCGAGATTGCAACGTTCACTCCCCACAGCCCCTACGTTCCGGCGCCGACTGATGTCGGCAGGTTCGCCTCGCTCAGGGTCCCGCGGACGCCCGCGTTCAACAGGCACCCGGCCAACGCGCCCCGCTGGCTGGCCGCGCGGCCGCAGCTGACCGCGAAGCAGATCGCGGCCGGCGATCGGGCCTTCCGCAAGCGCGTGGAGTGCGTTCAGTCGGTGGACCGAATGATCGGTGACCTGGAGACGACGCTGGGCAGCACCGGTCAGCTCGCCAATACCGTGTTCCTGTTCAGCTCGGACAATGGATTCCATATCAGCGACTTCGGCCTCACCGGCGGTAAGCTCACCGCCTTCGACACCGATGTGAAGGTGCCGCTGGTGGCCGCCGGACCGGGTATCGCCGCGGGTATGGTCGATGCTCGGCCGGTCGAGAACATCGACTTGGCCCCAACGTTCGACGAGTTGGCCGGGGCGCCGATTCCCACACAGATCGACGGCCACAGCTTGGTGGAGCTCTTGCACGGACAGAACGTCCCGTGGCGCACCCTGGCCGAGATCGAGCACGTCACGATCAAGACGAAGCCGGGGGATCCGGATCGCCAGCCGGGCACCGCCGGTCGTCTACCGACCTACCGAGCGGTGCGGTCGGCGACCTACACCTATGTCGAGTACCGCCGTGGCGGACGGGAGTACTACGACAGGACGAGCGACCCGTACGAGATCGACAACATCTACAACAGGCTTTCGCATCGGACGATCAACACTCTGCACACTGAGGTGGCCGCGTTGAACCGGTGCAGCGGCTACACACAATGCTGGAGCGCCGCCGCGCCGTCCGGCTGA
- a CDS encoding TIGR03086 family metal-binding protein has translation MHDFFPASAATARVVALVTDEHLDLPTPCEAWPVRDLLEHIVGFTAHFAAIGRQEELTGEPPASGLPEGWRTMLADALEDLTVAWRTPGAWEGQDEAGGVAMPRAALGVVALDELVLHGWDLATAIQVPFAAALDDVQACLPFVEQFSGMQGGPFGAPLAGAQEATGLNRLLMLAGRDPAIGPDGGVG, from the coding sequence ATGCACGATTTCTTCCCGGCATCGGCGGCGACGGCCCGCGTCGTCGCCCTGGTGACCGACGAGCACCTCGACCTGCCGACCCCGTGCGAGGCCTGGCCGGTCCGTGACCTCCTCGAGCACATCGTCGGGTTCACGGCTCACTTCGCGGCCATCGGGCGCCAGGAGGAACTGACCGGAGAGCCGCCGGCCTCGGGGCTCCCGGAGGGCTGGCGCACGATGCTGGCCGACGCCCTCGAGGACCTCACGGTCGCGTGGCGGACGCCCGGCGCGTGGGAGGGCCAGGACGAGGCCGGCGGTGTGGCGATGCCCCGCGCCGCGCTGGGGGTCGTCGCGCTCGACGAGTTGGTGCTCCACGGCTGGGACCTCGCGACGGCGATCCAGGTGCCGTTCGCGGCGGCCCTGGACGACGTCCAGGCCTGCCTGCCCTTCGTCGAGCAGTTCTCCGGGATGCAGGGCGGGCCCTTCGGAGCACCTCTGGCAGGGGCCCAGGAGGCGACCGGTCTGAACCGCTTGCTGATGCTCGCCGGTCGCGACCCGGCGATCGGGCCGGACGGCGGCGTGGGGTAG
- a CDS encoding GrpB family protein: MSEVVVPPDPEWRARFESEREALEAVLRPWLVAGIHHIGSTSIPRMPAKPILDMMAGALSLACAPEAGMRLAELGYRSAPHRIDAALFVKGTRGADTHHLHLTMPESDLWIERLTFRDAVRADPRLAQEYAELKQRLLVASGGRPYDAAGKRDFVRRVLAGAGVTLRDGLYSRQ; the protein is encoded by the coding sequence GTGTCAGAAGTCGTCGTTCCTCCTGATCCCGAATGGCGTGCACGGTTCGAAAGCGAGCGTGAGGCGCTGGAAGCCGTGCTTCGGCCGTGGCTGGTCGCTGGGATTCACCACATCGGCTCGACGTCGATCCCGAGGATGCCTGCCAAGCCGATCCTGGACATGATGGCGGGGGCGTTGTCGTTGGCATGTGCGCCTGAGGCCGGCATGCGGCTGGCCGAGTTGGGCTACCGATCAGCGCCGCATCGCATCGACGCCGCCTTGTTCGTCAAGGGAACCCGAGGCGCCGACACCCACCATCTGCACCTGACTATGCCCGAGAGCGATCTGTGGATTGAGCGTCTGACTTTCCGCGACGCCGTTCGCGCCGATCCCCGGTTGGCTCAGGAGTATGCGGAGCTCAAGCAGCGGCTGCTCGTCGCCAGCGGTGGTCGACCCTATGACGCGGCTGGCAAGCGGGACTTCGTCCGTCGAGTCCTGGCCGGGGCCGGAGTGACACTTCGCGACGGTTTGTATTCGCGCCAGTGA
- the cmk gene encoding (d)CMP kinase, with translation MDGPSGTGKSTTARGLAMRLGARYLDTGAMYRAATLAVMRAGIALDATRTEAEGHDDAVAVATTADLAMSTDPAEPRVRLDGEDVGAEIRGAEVTRNVSAVSAFTKVREHLVAEQRRIVAETVADGAGIVVEGRDIGTVVEPDAALKIYLVASDHARAGRRSAEDTAAGRAADTTTTGDDLARRDHLDSSRAASPLRAADDAVEVDTSVLDVEGVLDRLEDLAADRGMLIPALVQTGMPNGG, from the coding sequence GTGGACGGACCCTCGGGCACCGGCAAGTCCACCACCGCGCGCGGGCTGGCGATGCGCCTGGGCGCCCGCTACCTCGACACCGGAGCGATGTACCGGGCGGCCACCCTCGCGGTGATGCGGGCCGGGATCGCGCTCGACGCCACGAGGACCGAGGCCGAGGGGCACGACGACGCCGTCGCCGTCGCCACCACCGCCGATCTCGCGATGTCCACCGACCCCGCCGAGCCGCGGGTCCGGCTCGACGGTGAGGACGTCGGAGCCGAGATCCGCGGTGCCGAGGTCACCCGCAACGTCTCGGCCGTGTCCGCGTTCACGAAGGTCCGTGAGCACCTGGTCGCCGAGCAGCGCCGCATCGTGGCCGAGACCGTCGCGGACGGCGCGGGCATCGTCGTCGAGGGCCGCGACATCGGCACCGTCGTCGAGCCCGACGCCGCCCTGAAGATCTACCTGGTGGCGTCGGACCACGCCCGCGCCGGCCGCCGCAGCGCGGAGGACACCGCGGCGGGCCGCGCCGCCGACACCACCACGACGGGCGACGACCTCGCCCGTCGTGACCACCTCGACTCGTCGCGCGCCGCGTCTCCGCTGCGGGCCGCCGACGACGCCGTCGAGGTGGACACCTCGGTCCTGGACGTCGAGGGCGTCCTCGACCGTCTCGAAGACCTGGCCGCGGACCGCGGCATGCTCATCCCGGCTCTGGTGCAGACCGGGATGCCGAACGGAGGATGA
- a CDS encoding HAMP domain-containing sensor histidine kinase, with the protein MNLTVANVAWAMLWSAVAAIAVWFALLPVRRRTLLGVVTCVVLTGTAASLGAMLSAIHAMLLPTSELVTVVVLTVVAGVIATVAAGAAARRLAHDNRLLHTAVADLAAGRVPTTDGRPLTAELDQLRHDLAATARSLSETRDRERALEAARRELVSWVSHDLRTPLAGLRAIAEALEDGLADDPSAYYKQISASVDRVNNMVDDLFDLSRIQAGHTRTADEPVSFDDLASDVIVALAPLARARGVTLRGTPAGTAFVRGDAAQLDRAVTNLVANAIRHTPDGGTVTIAVSRARDCAEISVSDECGGIPESDLARVFDVGFRGESARPPHDDGSAGAGLGLAIVRGVIEAHHGAVSVANHGCGCTFRLAVPFDAHSRRAGPHGR; encoded by the coding sequence GTGAACCTCACCGTCGCGAACGTCGCGTGGGCGATGCTGTGGTCCGCCGTCGCGGCGATCGCGGTCTGGTTCGCGCTCCTGCCGGTGCGGCGACGCACGCTCCTCGGCGTGGTGACCTGCGTCGTGCTGACGGGAACCGCAGCGTCCCTGGGTGCCATGCTCAGCGCCATCCACGCGATGTTGTTGCCGACCTCCGAGCTGGTCACCGTTGTCGTTCTTACCGTCGTGGCCGGGGTCATCGCTACGGTCGCAGCCGGTGCCGCGGCGCGACGTCTGGCCCACGACAATCGACTGCTGCATACCGCAGTCGCCGACCTCGCGGCGGGACGCGTCCCAACGACCGACGGCCGTCCACTGACCGCCGAACTCGATCAGCTGCGACACGACCTGGCGGCCACAGCGCGTAGCCTCAGCGAGACTCGCGATCGCGAGCGAGCACTCGAAGCAGCCCGCCGCGAGCTCGTCTCATGGGTGAGCCACGACCTGCGGACGCCGCTGGCCGGACTGCGTGCGATAGCCGAAGCGCTCGAGGACGGGCTGGCCGACGATCCGTCCGCGTACTACAAGCAGATCAGCGCATCGGTGGATCGGGTGAACAACATGGTCGACGACCTGTTCGACCTGTCCCGGATCCAGGCCGGCCACACCCGTACTGCCGACGAGCCGGTGTCGTTCGACGATCTGGCCTCGGACGTGATCGTTGCGCTAGCGCCGCTGGCGCGGGCTCGAGGGGTGACGTTGCGAGGCACCCCCGCCGGCACTGCGTTCGTGCGCGGTGACGCGGCTCAACTGGACCGCGCCGTCACCAATCTCGTTGCCAACGCCATTCGGCACACGCCTGACGGTGGCACGGTGACCATCGCGGTGAGCCGCGCCCGGGACTGCGCCGAGATCAGCGTGAGCGACGAGTGCGGCGGAATCCCCGAATCCGACCTGGCACGCGTGTTCGACGTGGGGTTTCGCGGCGAGTCCGCCCGTCCTCCCCACGATGACGGCAGCGCGGGCGCAGGCCTGGGCCTGGCTATCGTCCGCGGCGTGATCGAGGCTCATCACGGTGCCGTCTCGGTGGCCAATCACGGCTGCGGCTGCACGTTCCGGCTCGCCGTCCCGTTCGATGCACACTCACGCCGCGCCGGCCCGCATGGGCGATGA
- the der gene encoding ribosome biogenesis GTPase Der: MELPDDDTAEGRPAQPVLAVVGRPNVGKSTLVNRVLGRREAVVQDVPGVTRDRVAYDALWNGRRFTLLDTGGWVPDAKGMQGAISAQAETAMRTADAILLVVDGQVGATTVDEAVARTLRRSKLPVLLCATKVDDERGMSEIPALWRLGLGEPYPVSGLHGRGSGDLLDAVLDVMPQSPRDDVDLEGGPRRVALVGKPNVGKSSLLNQLTGETRAVVDATAGTTTDPVDSLVEIDGETWQLVDTAGLRRKVNQASGMEYYASLRTKAAVEAAEVTVLLLDASEPIAEQDLRVATQVAEAGRALVLAMNTWDLVDEDRRYAMKRELERALVRFPWVEKVNISARTGRSVQKIAPAMRTALENWDRRIPTGQLNQWLSDVIAATPPPVRGGKQPKILYATQAQNRPPTFVLFTSGFLEASYRRFLERKLRETFPFTGTPVQINVRVREKRIRGKR, translated from the coding sequence CTGGAACTCCCTGATGACGACACGGCGGAGGGCCGCCCGGCGCAGCCGGTGCTCGCCGTCGTCGGGCGCCCGAACGTCGGCAAGTCGACGCTGGTCAACCGGGTCCTGGGCCGCCGCGAGGCGGTCGTGCAGGACGTGCCGGGCGTGACCCGGGACCGGGTGGCCTACGACGCGCTGTGGAACGGCAGGCGGTTCACGCTCCTGGACACCGGCGGCTGGGTCCCGGACGCCAAGGGCATGCAGGGTGCGATCTCGGCCCAGGCCGAGACCGCGATGCGCACCGCCGACGCGATCCTGCTCGTCGTGGACGGCCAGGTGGGAGCCACGACCGTCGACGAGGCCGTCGCCCGCACGCTGCGGCGCAGCAAGCTCCCGGTGCTGCTGTGTGCCACGAAGGTCGACGACGAGCGCGGGATGAGCGAGATCCCTGCGCTGTGGCGGCTCGGGCTCGGGGAGCCGTACCCGGTGTCCGGTCTGCACGGCCGCGGGTCCGGCGACCTGCTCGACGCCGTGCTCGACGTGATGCCCCAGTCCCCCCGCGACGACGTCGACCTGGAGGGCGGCCCGCGGCGCGTGGCGCTCGTGGGCAAGCCCAACGTCGGCAAGTCGTCGCTGCTCAACCAGCTCACCGGCGAGACCCGCGCCGTCGTGGACGCCACCGCGGGCACCACGACCGACCCGGTCGACTCGCTCGTCGAGATCGACGGCGAGACCTGGCAGCTGGTCGACACCGCCGGTCTGCGGCGGAAGGTCAACCAGGCCAGTGGCATGGAGTACTACGCCAGCCTGCGCACGAAGGCCGCGGTCGAGGCAGCCGAGGTCACGGTCCTCCTGCTCGACGCCTCCGAGCCGATCGCCGAGCAGGACCTACGGGTGGCCACCCAGGTCGCCGAGGCCGGCCGCGCGCTGGTGCTCGCCATGAACACGTGGGACCTCGTCGACGAGGACCGCCGCTACGCGATGAAGCGCGAGCTCGAGCGGGCGCTGGTGCGGTTCCCGTGGGTGGAGAAGGTCAACATCTCGGCCCGCACCGGACGATCGGTGCAGAAGATCGCCCCGGCGATGCGGACCGCGCTGGAGAACTGGGACCGCCGTATCCCGACGGGCCAGCTCAACCAGTGGCTCTCCGACGTCATCGCCGCCACCCCGCCGCCGGTACGCGGCGGGAAGCAGCCGAAGATCCTCTACGCGACGCAGGCCCAGAACCGGCCGCCGACGTTCGTGCTGTTCACCTCGGGGTTCCTCGAGGCCAGCTACCGGCGCTTCCTCGAGCGCAAGCTGCGCGAGACGTTCCCGTTCACCGGCACGCCGGTACAGATCAACGTGCGGGTGCGGGAGAAGCGGATCCGCGGGAAGCGCTGA
- a CDS encoding LuxR C-terminal-related transcriptional regulator → MAEAWPFAGRDDDLAAAVKALDEHGTVVLGGPAGVGKSRLAREVAVRHDQGKLLGVVRATASAQEIPLGALLDVLPGLDQVEASSDLSRVRDAVAALTAGNADRLLVVDDAHLLDAVSATVVHQIATARRARVVLTVRTGASAPDAVTALWKDETALRLEIAPFDEHQTHAVLATALGTSLEAGTARRLHDTAGGNVLWLRHLVDGERAAGRLRLEHGGWVWQGTVALSPALDDLVAMRIGRLTDDERRVLELLSISEPLGLGMIDQLAGAAAVEEVSQRGLVSIEADGDRWDARLGHPLYGEAMRARTSVPRARRLRSELSAALAKTGGRRVGDGLRRAVLDLGSDRPVDPDELVAASMQASGLRDFGLAERLLRAAIAAGGGFHARLGLAHLLDYGMRAEEADAVLAEAAAETATAEEREQAVVLRGLAWHFQADPPRSGEELLAAEEAEHHGGRRNPAFDALRSMIAGVSGRARESMELAQAVIADDTRPAQSVALAAFVVGHVQSLTGEGEDLARTIEYGIETASRSADTAAVACNVGYMEILAADLRGSREDARHRIDWVRGLTGPQAPPFVALYEGRMALSAGRPRTAIDALESALPAFPGHGGGWGGWSAAMIGQAYGMLGDAVASRNWVDEAQRRRHPHIPIIDFEIDLARAWAAAASGSIREGIERCRAGAERCRRYGTYAAEVQMRQTSVRLGDREQVGRLAELDRILHSPRSRLAAAHAAALSASDAAHLLDVSARLRDAGMGLEAADAAGQAASTARAGQRLVVAAQAEERAQTLAAACEGARTPAVQDARATVALSAREREVAVLAGEGLTNRQIAERLHVSVRTVESHVYRACSRLGLTDRTELVAIAGTGRRSPGAGP, encoded by the coding sequence GTGGCGGAGGCGTGGCCGTTCGCGGGACGCGACGACGACCTCGCGGCCGCGGTGAAGGCCCTCGACGAGCACGGCACGGTCGTCCTCGGCGGGCCCGCCGGGGTGGGCAAGAGCAGGCTGGCCCGCGAGGTCGCGGTCCGCCACGACCAGGGGAAGCTGCTCGGCGTCGTCCGGGCGACGGCCTCCGCGCAGGAGATCCCGCTCGGGGCCCTCCTGGACGTCCTGCCCGGGCTCGATCAGGTGGAGGCGTCCTCCGACCTGTCCCGGGTCCGCGACGCGGTGGCCGCCCTCACGGCCGGCAACGCCGATCGGCTCCTCGTCGTCGACGACGCACACCTGCTCGACGCCGTCTCGGCCACCGTCGTCCACCAGATCGCCACGGCCCGGCGGGCCCGGGTGGTGCTCACCGTCCGCACCGGCGCGTCGGCACCGGACGCGGTGACCGCCCTGTGGAAGGACGAGACGGCTCTCCGGCTGGAGATCGCTCCCTTCGACGAGCACCAGACCCACGCGGTCCTCGCGACGGCACTGGGCACCAGCCTCGAGGCCGGGACGGCACGGCGCCTCCACGACACGGCGGGCGGCAACGTGCTCTGGCTGCGTCACCTGGTCGACGGCGAGCGCGCGGCGGGTCGGCTGCGCCTGGAGCACGGCGGCTGGGTCTGGCAGGGCACCGTCGCTCTCTCCCCGGCCCTCGACGACCTCGTCGCGATGCGGATCGGCCGACTCACCGACGACGAACGACGCGTACTGGAACTGCTCTCGATCTCCGAGCCGCTCGGTCTCGGGATGATCGACCAGCTGGCCGGTGCGGCCGCGGTCGAGGAGGTCTCGCAGCGAGGGCTGGTGAGCATCGAGGCGGACGGTGACCGTTGGGACGCCCGCCTCGGACACCCGCTCTACGGCGAGGCGATGCGAGCCCGGACGAGTGTGCCCCGCGCGCGACGGCTGCGCAGCGAGCTCTCGGCCGCGCTGGCGAAGACGGGGGGCCGACGGGTCGGGGACGGGCTCCGGCGCGCGGTCCTGGACCTCGGCAGCGACCGACCGGTCGATCCCGACGAGCTCGTGGCCGCGTCGATGCAGGCCTCCGGGCTGCGGGACTTCGGCCTGGCGGAGCGGTTGCTGCGCGCCGCGATCGCCGCGGGCGGCGGGTTCCACGCCCGTCTCGGCCTGGCCCATCTCCTGGACTACGGGATGCGCGCCGAGGAGGCTGACGCCGTGCTGGCCGAGGCCGCCGCGGAGACCGCCACGGCCGAGGAACGGGAACAGGCGGTGGTCCTCCGGGGCCTCGCCTGGCACTTCCAGGCCGATCCGCCGCGTTCCGGGGAGGAACTGCTCGCCGCGGAGGAGGCGGAGCACCACGGCGGACGGCGCAATCCGGCCTTCGACGCGCTCCGATCGATGATCGCGGGGGTCTCGGGGCGGGCGCGCGAGTCGATGGAGCTCGCCCAGGCCGTCATCGCCGACGACACCCGACCCGCGCAATCGGTGGCGCTGGCCGCCTTCGTCGTCGGGCATGTGCAGTCCTTGACGGGGGAAGGCGAGGACCTCGCCCGGACGATCGAGTACGGGATCGAGACCGCCTCACGCAGTGCGGACACCGCCGCCGTGGCCTGCAACGTCGGGTACATGGAGATTCTCGCGGCCGACCTCAGGGGGAGCCGCGAGGACGCCCGGCACCGAATCGACTGGGTACGGGGGCTGACCGGGCCGCAGGCGCCACCGTTCGTCGCGCTCTACGAGGGACGCATGGCGCTCAGTGCCGGGCGGCCCCGCACCGCGATCGACGCCCTCGAGTCCGCCTTGCCTGCCTTCCCTGGCCACGGCGGCGGGTGGGGCGGCTGGTCGGCGGCGATGATCGGCCAGGCCTACGGCATGCTCGGGGACGCGGTCGCGTCCCGGAACTGGGTCGACGAGGCCCAGAGGCGTCGCCACCCGCACATCCCGATCATCGATTTCGAGATCGACCTCGCCCGGGCCTGGGCCGCCGCCGCGTCGGGCAGCATCCGCGAGGGGATCGAACGGTGTCGCGCCGGAGCGGAACGGTGCCGGCGGTACGGCACGTACGCCGCCGAGGTACAGATGCGCCAGACGAGCGTGCGCCTCGGTGACCGGGAGCAGGTCGGCAGGCTCGCGGAGCTCGACCGGATCCTCCACTCGCCACGCTCCCGCCTCGCCGCGGCCCACGCGGCCGCCCTCTCCGCCTCCGACGCGGCACACCTGCTCGACGTGTCCGCGCGGCTCCGCGACGCGGGCATGGGGCTGGAGGCCGCCGACGCCGCCGGGCAGGCGGCGAGCACCGCCCGCGCCGGACAGCGCCTCGTCGTCGCGGCCCAGGCCGAGGAGCGCGCCCAGACCCTGGCCGCCGCCTGCGAGGGCGCCCGGACGCCGGCCGTCCAGGACGCCCGGGCCACCGTCGCGCTCAGCGCCCGCGAGCGGGAGGTCGCGGTGCTCGCCGGCGAGGGGCTCACCAACCGCCAGATCGCCGAACGCCTCCACGTCTCGGTCCGCACCGTCGAATCACACGTCTACCGCGCCTGCTCGCGACTCGGCCTCACCGACCGGACCGAGCTGGTCGCGATCGCGGGGACGGGGCGACGGTCGCCCGGCGCCGGACCGTAG